One segment of Triticum aestivum cultivar Chinese Spring chromosome 2A, IWGSC CS RefSeq v2.1, whole genome shotgun sequence DNA contains the following:
- the LOC123186951 gene encoding sterol 3-beta-glucosyltransferase UGT80A2 (The sequence of the model RefSeq protein was modified relative to this genomic sequence to represent the inferred CDS: added 169 bases not found in genome assembly), whose amino-acid sequence MAAAAEPTGGGKGVEEITEGGGGEGAAATAEAHNGELPTDDAPGPSAAPESSAAPAPSTSSASDNGNLHRSSTMPGVIKDTEITTETTGPSNLERSKTERRKQNNPADDPTKQLLDDKISIRKKLKMLNRIATVKDDGTVVVNVPSTLEATPVDVGGADGYDDVVVEESLDGSDIPYRPPIQIVILIVGTRGDVQPFVAIGKRLQDYGHRVRLATHANYKEFILTAGLEFFPLGGDPKVLAEYMVKNKGFLPSGPSEIPVQRKQMKEIIFSLLPACKDPDPDTGIAFKVDAIIANPPAYGHTHVAEALKVPIHIFFTMPWTPTSEFPHPLSRVKTSAGYRLSYQIVDSMIWLGIRDMINEFRKKKLKLRPVTYLSGAQGSGSDIPHGYIWSPHLVPKPKDWGPKIDVVGFCFLDLASDYVPPEELVKWLEAGDKPIYVGFGSLPVQDPAKMTETIVKALEMTGQRGIINKGWGGLGTLAEPKDSIYVLDNCPHDWLFLQCKAVVHHGGAGTTAAGLKAACPTTIVPFFGDQPFWGERVHARGVGPSPIPVDQFTLQKLVDAIKFMLDPEVKEKAVELAKAMESEDGVTGAVRAFLKHLPCKTDENSPPPTHGFLEFLGPVSKCLGCS is encoded by the exons CGTCCACGTCTTCCGCCTCAG ATAACGGAAACCTCCATAGATCAAGCACTATGCCAGGGGTCATCAAGGATACCGAGATAACTACTGAAACTACGGGTCCATCAAATCTGGAAAGGTCAAAAACTGAGAGGCGCAAACAAAATAATCCAGCCGATGATCCTACTAAACAGTTATTAGATGATAAGATTTCCATAAGAAAAAAG CTAAAAATGTTGAATCGGATAGCTACAGTGAAGGATGATGGAACTGTGGTTGTTAATGTACCAAGTACTCTAGAAGCAACTCCAGTTGATGTTGGAGGAGCAGATGGctatgatgatgttgttgttgaaGAATCATTAGATGGATCAGATATACCATACAGACCTCCAATACAGATTGTTATACTTATCGTGGGTACAAGGGGAGACGTTCAGCCATTTGTTGCAATAGGAAAACGCTTACAG GATTATGGACACCGTGTGAGATTAGCCACTCATGCTAACTATAAGGAGTTCATACTTACAGCTGGGCTGGAGTTTTTTCCACTGGGTGGAGACCCAAAAGTACTTGCTGAAT ACATGGTGAAGAACAAAGGTTTCCTACCTTCAGGCCCATCAGAAATTCCTGTTCaaagaaaacaaatgaaagaaATTATATTTTCCCTACTGCCTGCATGCAAGGATCCTGACCCTGATACCGGTATTGCTTTCAAAGTGGATGCAATTATCGCGAACCCACCAGCATATG GACATACACATGTGGCAGAGGCACTAAAAGTACCCATTCATATATTCTTTACCATGCCATGGAC GCCAACTAGCGAATTTCCTCATCCTCTTTCTCGAGTGAAAACATCAGCTGGATATCGA CTTTCTTACCAAATTGTTGACTCTATGATTTGGCTTGGGATACGTGATATGATAAACGAATTCAGGAAAAAGAAGTTGAAGCTGCGTCCAGTAACATACCTAAGTGGTGCACAGGGTTCTGGAAGTGACATTCCTCATGGATACATCTGGAGCCCTCACCTTGTCCCAAAACCGAAAG ACTGGGGCCCCAAGATCGATGTTGTTGGATTTTGCTTCCTCGATCTTGCGTCTGATTACGTACCACCTGAAGAACTTGTGAAATGGCTTGAAGCGGGCGACAAACCCATTTATGTTGGTTTTGGTAGCCTT CCAGTTCAAGATCCAGCAAAGATGACTGAAACCATTGTGAAGGCACTCGAAATGACTGGACAGAGAGGTATCATTAACAAGGGTTGGGGTGGCCTCGGAACAT TGGCAGAACCAAAAGATTCCATATATGTTCTTGACAACTGCCCTCACGACTGGCTTTTCCTGCAGTGTAAGGCAGTG GTACACCATGGTGGTGCTGGAACGACGGCTGCCGGCCTGAAAGCAgcg TGTCCTACAACTATTGTACCTTTCTTTGGCGACCAACCATTCTGGGGAGAGCGGGTACATGCTAGAGGGGTAGGGCCTTCGCCTATACCGGTTGATCAATTCACTTTGCAGAAGTTGGTTGATGCTATAAAATTCATGTTGGATCCAGAG GTGAAAGAAAAGGCCGTGGAGCTTGCCAAGGCCATGGAATCAGAAGACGGTGTAACGGGCGCAGTCAGGGCATTCCTCAAACACCTGCCCTGTAAAACAGATGAAAATTCACCCCCACCAACGCACGGCTTTCTAGAGTTCCTAGGCCCAGTAAGTAAATGTTTGGGGTGCTCTTAG